The genomic DNA TCGCGCACAAGGTCGACCGGGTGGCCGAACGCCCTTGGTCCCCGCGCCTGTTCGGGTTCGGCACGCAGTCCCTGAAGGGCCTCGCGAGCGACGCGCTGCACGGCCACCGCGACGGCTGGTCCCCGCTGTGGTCGCCGTACCGCTTCTCCGACCATCCCCCGCACCCGGGCCTGTGGGCGGTCGAACCGCATCTCGGATTCCGGGGCACGGGCGCCAAGTTCGAGGAGATCCTGGTCGTCACCGACTCCAAGGACCCCGAACAGAGCGCCTTCTGGCTCGACGACGATCTGCCGCACGTGCGGCGCTGGGCGGAGGACAAGTGACGCTTGAGGGTGCGCGCGAGCGCCGGGTGCGGACCGGCGGAGTCGAGCTGTGCGTGGCCGAGTTGGGGGACCCGTCGAACCCGACGGTGGTCCTGGTGCACGGTTACCCCGACAGCAAGGAGGTCTGGTCCGAGGTGGCCGGCCGCCTCGCCGACCGCTTCCACGTCGTGCTCTACGACGTCCGGGGGCACGGCCGGTCGACGGCCCCGCAGCCGCTGCGGGGCGGGTTCACCCTGGAGAAGCTCACGGACGACTTCCTGGCGGTCGCGGACGCGGTCAGCCCGGACCGGCCGGTGCACCTGGTGGGGCACGACTGGGGTTCGGTGCAGTCCTGGGAGTTCGTCACCGTCGGGCGCACGGAGGGCCGTATCGCCTCCTTCACGTCGATGTCCGGGCCGTCCCTGGACCACTTCGGGCACTGGATCAACAAGCGCCTCACCCGGCCCACCCCGCGCCGCGTCGGCCAACTCCTGGGCCAGGGGGCCAAGTCCTGGTACGTGTACCTGCTGCACACGCCCGTGCTGCCCGAACTCGCCTGGCGCGGCCCGCTCGGCAAGCGCTGGCCGAAGATCCTGGAGCGCGTCGAGAAGGTCCCGCGCGGCGACTACCCGACCTCGTCGCTCCCCACGGACGCGGCCCACGGCGCCTGGCTCTACCGGGACAACGTCCGGGCCCGGCTGCGCAGGCCACGCCCCGACGCGTACGCGCACGCGCCCGTGCAGCTCGTCACGCCCCTGGGGGACGCGTTCCTGTCCGAGCGGCTCTACGACGAACTGGAGCTGTGGGCACCGGGGTTGGTGCGCCACACGCTGCCCGCCAAGCACTGGATCCCACGCACGCGTCCCGATCAACTGGCCTCCTGGATCACCGAGTTCGTGACCGCCAACGAGGGCGACCGGCCCGCGCCGACGCCGGCGACCGGCAAGTACGTCGAGCGGTTCGGCGGGCAGCTCGTGCTGGTCACGGGCGCGGGCAGCGGTATCGGGCGGGCCACGGCGTTCGCCTTCGCCGAGTCCGGCGCGCGCGTGGTGGCCGTCGACCGGGACGCGGAGAGCGCGGCCCGCACCGCCGAACTGGCCCGCCTGATCGGCGCCCCCGAGGCCTGGGCGGAGACGGTCGACGTCTCCGACGAGCAGGCCATGGAGAAGCTCGCCGCGAAGGTCGCCGCCGAGTACGGCGTGGTGGACGTCCTGGTGAACAACGCCGGAATCGGACTCTCCGGTTCCTTCTTCGACACCACCCCGGAGGACTGGAAGAAGGTCCTCGACGTCAACCTGTGGGGAGTGATCCACGGCTGCCGGCTCTTCGGGAAACAGATGGCCGAGCGCGGCCAGGGCGGCCACATCGTCAACACGGCCTCGGCGGCGGCGTTCCAGCCCTCCAAGGTGCTGCCCGCCTACAGCACCTCCAAGGCGGCCGTGTTGATGCTCAGCGAGTGCCTGCGCGCGGAACTGTCCGGGCAGGGGATCGGTGTCTCGGCGATATGCCCGGGCCTCGTCAACACCAACATCACCTCGACCGCGCACTTCGCCGGGGTCGACGCCGACGAGGAGAAGCGGCGCCAGAAGAGGTCGGCGCGCCTGTACGGGCTGCGCAACTACCCGCCGGAGAAGGTCGCCGACGCGATCCTGCGGGCGGTCGTCCGCAACCAGGCCGTCGTGCCCGTCACTCCGGAGGCGCGCGGCGCCCGTCTGATGTCCCGGTTCGCCCCGCGCGCGCTGCGGGCGATGGCCCGGCTGGAGCCGCCGCTGTGACCTCCGCGGACGAGCACCACGCCGGCGAACACCACACGATCGCGCCCCGCCGGGTCTCCTTCGACTGGTCGCGCACGCCCCTGCACTGGATCCCGGACGAGCCGACCGCCACCCATGTCCTCAACGTCCTGCATCTGCTGCTGCCGGCGGGGGAGCGGTGGTTCGTGAAGGTCCTCAAGGAGGGCCTGCCGCTGGTCGAGGACCCCCGGCTCCGCGCGGACGTGAAGGGGTTCATGGGCCAGGAGGCCACGCACAGCGTCCAGCACGCGCACGTGCTGGACCGGCTCACGGCCCAGCGGTTCGACACCGCGGACTTCACCCGGCACGTCGACTTCCTCTTCGAACGGCTGCTCGGCGAACACCCGCCGCTGGGCGCGCCGGTGCCGGAGCGGGAGTGGCTGCGCTTCCGGCTCGCGGTCGTCGCGGCGATCGAGCAGTTCACGGCGGTGCTGGGCGACTGGATCCTGACCGCCGAGGGCCTCGACCGGGCCGGCGCCGACGAGATCATGCTGGACCTGCTGCGCTGGCACGGAGCGGAGGAGGTCGAACACCGCGCGGTCGCCTTCGACATGTTCCAGCACTGCGGCGGCCACGGCCTCCCCCGCTACGCGCACCGCGTCGTGGGCATGGCGGTGACGGCCCCCGTGATGCTCGCCCTGTGGGCCTGGGGCACGGCCTACTTGATACGCCACGACCCCCAACTCCCCGGCCACGTCCGCTACTCCCTCACCGAACACAACAAGGCCGTACGAAAAGGCCTGCTGCCCACCTGGAGATCGCTCGGCGCGGCGGTCCCCCGCTATCTGCGGCGCTCCTACCATCCGTCCCGGGAGGGGTCGTCGAGCCGGGCGGCGGAGTACTTGAAGCGCTCACCGGCGGCTCGGGCGGGGGCCGCGTGACCTCCGGGTCCGGTCCTGACTCCGGTCCCCGCGAGCCCACTTACCGCATCGAGGACCTCGCCCGGCTCAGCGGTGCCACCGTCCGGACGATCCGTGCCTACCAGGACCGCGGTCTGCTCCCCCGGCCCGAGCGGCGCGGGCGGGCCAATGTGTACGCCGGCGTCCATCTCGCCCGGCTCCGGCAGATCGCGGACCTGCTCGACCGCGGCTACGGACTGGCCTCCATCAAGGAGTTGCTGGACGCCTGGGACGCGGGCCGGGGGCTGGGCGGGGTGCTCGGGCTGGTCGCCGAGGTGGACGGGCCGTGGACCGACGAGGAAGCGGTCCGGGTCTCGCGCGCCGAGCTGGAGCAGCGCTTCGGTGGCACCCCGGACGCCACGGCCGTCGCCGAGGCCGTCGAACTCGGCGTGCTGGAGCCGGTCCCCGGGGACCCCGACTCCTTCCTCGTGCCGAGCCCCCAAGAGCTCGCGGTGGCCGTCGAGTTGTACGCCTCGGGGGTTCCCCTGTCCGCGATCTCGTCCCACCTACGGGAGTTGAGGGTCCAGGTCGAGCACATCGCCTCCCGTTTCCTGGAGTTCACCACCGAGCACGTCTTCGCCCGCTACCTCGACGGACCGCACCGTCCGACGGACGCGGACGCCACAGAAGCGGCCTCACTCGTACGACGACTGCGCCCCCTCGCGCGGCAGACCGTGGACGCCGAACTCGCCCGCGCGATGCGCCTGTTCGCCAACCGGTCCCTGCGCCGGCACCTCGGGGCGGCGGAACCCTCGCGCCCCGTGTCCTCGTCACGTTCCGTGGCCGTGCCCGAGACGACAATGCGGGCCGTGGAGGCGCTGGTTGGTACGGCGAAGGCGGCCGAGTTCATCGCGCTGGCGGCTGAACGGGAGCTGCGGGCAAGGGCGTTGGATGCGCTCATGCCAAAGGGTGGCCCCCCGACCGATCTTGACGAACAGGGGTGACATGACAGGGAGTTGTCCACAGAAACGCCAATTCCCCTGTGGATAACTACAGTTGGTTGTGGATCAAACATCGGCCGCAAAATAAAATGCGTGATCCACGTCTCTCGCGTCATGCTGACCGGATGGATGAAAGACGCACCGTGAAGGTGTCGAAGTACCTCTCCAAGCATCTGCGCCACCAGCCCGAGCGGATCGGGCTCACGCTCGACGAGGCCGGCTGGGTCGAGATCGACACGCTGATCGCGGCCTGTGCCGCGCACGGGTTCCGGTTCAGCCGCGAGGAACTCGACCATGTGGTGGCCACGAACGACAAACGCCGCTTCGCGATCGAGGGCACCCGTATCCGCGCCAGCCAGGGCCACAGCATCGAGGTCGACCTCGGACTGCCCCCGGCCACGCCGCCGGCGTACCTCTTCCACGGCACGGTCGCGCGCAACCTGGACGCGATCCGGACCGAGGGGCTCAGGCCCATGAACCGCCACGCCGTACATCTCTCCGCCGACCGCGAGACCGCGACCCGCGTGGGCGCCCGCCGCGGCCGGCCCGTCGTGCTCTCCGTGGACGCGGGCGCGATGCACAAGGACGGCCAGGTGTTCCGGGTCAGCGAGAACGGGGTGTGGCTCACGGAGGCGGTGCCCGCGCGCTACCTGCGGTTCCCCGAGTCGCACTGACCCCGTACGGCCGGAGAAGACCTACGAAGGTCAAGGAGGCCCGAGGAGCCCGAAGAGTGCTGACCCGCTATGGCCTCGGTCGCACTGCCCCGGCATGATCAGTGGTATGGACCACTTCCCCACCACCGAGGCCGCCGTCACCGCCCTCCGTGCCCTCGCCGCCGAGTACGCGCGCGAGATCGAGGTCACCCATGACATCGGCGCCGACCAGACCTCACGCCGTACCTCCGCGGGCTTCGGCGTCACCACCGACCCGGACGGCTCGCTCCCGCACGAGGCCTTCGTCGAGTTCGGCGGGCTGCCGCGGGTGAGTGTGCGGCTCTATCCCGAGGACGACGCCCTGATCACGGTCGAGGGCATCGCCTGCCCCGACATCGCCCGCGACGACGTCCCCGCCTTCCTCCGCTCCGTCTTCGACGGCCGTGCGTACGTCAAGACCCGCCGCTTCCCGCCCGCATGCCGCTTGATCGTCCCGCTGCCCGGCGACCGGACGCACGAGGAGTGGATCTCGATGATCATCCTCACACCATGGCTCAACAGCCGCATCCAGTGACGGTTTCACGTGAAACACGCACGGCCCATAACCTGGGAATCATGAGCCTGCGCCTGAGCACCGTGATCCTCCCGTACCGCCGCTGGAACGAGGGGAGCCGCGAGGCATGGCAACGCGCGGAACAGCTCGGCTTCCACACCGCCTACACCTACGACCACCTGTCCTGGCGCACCTTCCGGGACGGCCCGTGGTTCGGGGCCGTCCCGACGCTGACCGCCGCCGCGGCCGTGACCGAGCGGATGCGGCTGGGCACCCTCGTCACCTCGCCGAATTTCCGGCACCCGGTGACCCTCGCCAAGGACCTCATCTCGCTCGACGACGTCTCGGACGGGCGGGTCACCCTCGGCATCGGCGCGGGCGGCACCGGCTTCGACGCGACCGCGCTCGGGCAGGAGCCGTGGACCCCGCGTGAGCGGGCCGACCGGTTCGGGGAGTTCGTTCCGTTGCTGGACCGGCTGCTCACCGAGGACTCGGTGTCGTACGAGGGGGACTTCTACTCGGCGCACGAGGCGCGCAACATCCCGGGCTGTGTGCAGCGGCCCCGGCTGCCCTTCGCGGTGGCCGCCACCGGTCCGCGCGGGCTGAAGCTCGCCGCCCGGTACGGGCAGGGATGGGTGACCACCGGCGACCCCAGGCTGTTCGAGAACGGCACGTCTGAGCAGTCGGTCCAGGCCATCCGCGGGCAGGTCGAGAGACTGGCCGACGCCTGTGCGGCGATCGGCCGGGAAGCGGCGGGGATCGACAAGATCCTGCTCACCGGTTTCACCCCGGACCGCAGCCGTCCGCTGGAGTCCCTCGGCGCCTTCGTCGACTTCGCGGGCCGGCACCAGGAACTGGGCTTCACCGACATCGTGATCCACTGGCCCGTCCCGGACTACGCCGACTTCGCCGCGGACGAGAAGATCTTCGAGCAGATCGCCATGGAGGCTCCGACGCAGCTCCGCTGAGTCGGCACCGCCGCACCGCGCTCCGCCGGGACCGTGGAGCGCAACGGCCCTGGTGGGGGCGGTAACCACTCACCTGTGCACACTCCCGCACAGCCGTGCGGGCATATGCGGGAGAATGGCCCGGTGACCTCAGCTACTCGACAGCCCGAGACCCCGGCCTCCGCCGTCCCGCCACGGCTGATCGCCACCGACCTGGACGGCACTCTCCTGCGCGACGACAAGTCGGTGTCCCCCCGCACGGTGGCGGCCCTGGCGGCGGCCGAGGAGGCGGGTATCGAGGTCTTCTTCGTCACCGGCCGCCCGGCCCGCTGGATGGACGTCGTCAGCGACCATGTCCACGGCCACGGCCTGGCGATCTGCGGCAACGGCGCGGCCGTGGTCGACCTGCACGGCGGCCCCGGCGCCCACCGCTTCGTGAAGGTCCGCGAACTGGCCCGGGAGAACGCCCTCGACGCCGTACGACTGGTGCGCGAGGCGGCGCCCGGGACCGTGTACGCGATCGAGCAGACCTACGGCTTCTACCAGGAGCCGGCGTATCCGAAGCTGCACCTGGAGATCCCGGACACCCTCGCCCCCGCCGAGAAACTCCTGGCTCCGGACGCCCCGGGAGCCGACGAACCGGTGCTGAAGATCCTCGCGTTCCACCCCGAGCTGGACCCGGACGTCTTCCTGGACGTCGCCCGCCTCGCCCTCGGCGACCGCGCGAACGTCACCCGCTCCAGCCCCAGCGCCCTGCTGGAGATCAGCGGGCCCGGAGTCTCCAAGGCGAGCACGCTCGCCCTGTGCTGCGCGGAGCGCGGTATCGCGCCCGAGGAGGTCGTCGCCTTCGGGGACATGCCGAACGACGTCGAGATGCTCACCTGGGCGGGACGGTCGTACGCGATGGGCAACGCGCACCCCGATGTGCTCGCGGCGGCCTCCGGGCGGACCGTCGACAACAACGAGGACGGCGTGGCGGTCGTGATCGAGCGAATGCTGGCGGAGCGGCGGTAACTCCCGCCGCCGTAACGGGCGTGGTCCTGGAGCGCGCCCCTTACCCGGGCAATCCGTGGCCTAACCGAGCGGAACTCCTCGCTGTGCCAGCCAGGGCAGCGGGTCGAGCGCCGATCCCAGCTCGGGGGTGACCCGCACCTCGAAGTGCAGATGCGGGCCGGTGGAGTTGCCGGTCGTGCCGGACTGGCCGATCCACCGGCCGGTGGTGACGCGGTCCCCCTGGTCGACGGTGACGGCGGCGAGGTGGGCGTACTGCGTGTAATAGCCGCCCGGGTGCTCGATCACGATCTGGATGCCGAAGGCGCCGCCGCAGGACACCCGGACCACCCGGCCCGCTCCGGCCGCCCGCACCGGCGTGCCGACGGGCACCGCGAAGTCCTGGCCGGTGTGCCGGTTCGCCCAGCGGGAGCCGCCGCTGCCGAAGCCCGCGGACAGTTCGACCGTCTCCACCGGCGCGACCCATGAGGTGGTGACCCGGTTCGGCGGCTGGTCGAGACGGACGGCGCCCCGGCAGGTGCCCGCCGCGACCGAGGCGTCCGCCTGGCCCTGCAACTGCCCGCGCGCCTCGTCGAGTCTCCGCTGGATGCCCTGCTTCAGGTCGGCGAGTTCGGCGTTCCGCTTCTCCAGTGCCCGCCACTGCGACGCGGCCTTCGCCTCGTCGGCCGCGAGGCGTACCTCGGCCCGCCGGCTCCTGCCGATCGCGTTGCCGACAGCGAGATCCGCCTGCGAGAAGACATGTTGATCGCGCATCAGATCCTCGGGGCTGTCCGCGAGGATGA from Streptomyces sp. NBC_01478 includes the following:
- a CDS encoding SDR family oxidoreductase; the protein is MTLEGARERRVRTGGVELCVAELGDPSNPTVVLVHGYPDSKEVWSEVAGRLADRFHVVLYDVRGHGRSTAPQPLRGGFTLEKLTDDFLAVADAVSPDRPVHLVGHDWGSVQSWEFVTVGRTEGRIASFTSMSGPSLDHFGHWINKRLTRPTPRRVGQLLGQGAKSWYVYLLHTPVLPELAWRGPLGKRWPKILERVEKVPRGDYPTSSLPTDAAHGAWLYRDNVRARLRRPRPDAYAHAPVQLVTPLGDAFLSERLYDELELWAPGLVRHTLPAKHWIPRTRPDQLASWITEFVTANEGDRPAPTPATGKYVERFGGQLVLVTGAGSGIGRATAFAFAESGARVVAVDRDAESAARTAELARLIGAPEAWAETVDVSDEQAMEKLAAKVAAEYGVVDVLVNNAGIGLSGSFFDTTPEDWKKVLDVNLWGVIHGCRLFGKQMAERGQGGHIVNTASAAAFQPSKVLPAYSTSKAAVLMLSECLRAELSGQGIGVSAICPGLVNTNITSTAHFAGVDADEEKRRQKRSARLYGLRNYPPEKVADAILRAVVRNQAVVPVTPEARGARLMSRFAPRALRAMARLEPPL
- a CDS encoding metal-dependent hydrolase — protein: MTSADEHHAGEHHTIAPRRVSFDWSRTPLHWIPDEPTATHVLNVLHLLLPAGERWFVKVLKEGLPLVEDPRLRADVKGFMGQEATHSVQHAHVLDRLTAQRFDTADFTRHVDFLFERLLGEHPPLGAPVPEREWLRFRLAVVAAIEQFTAVLGDWILTAEGLDRAGADEIMLDLLRWHGAEEVEHRAVAFDMFQHCGGHGLPRYAHRVVGMAVTAPVMLALWAWGTAYLIRHDPQLPGHVRYSLTEHNKAVRKGLLPTWRSLGAAVPRYLRRSYHPSREGSSSRAAEYLKRSPAARAGAA
- a CDS encoding MerR family transcriptional regulator, translated to MTSGSGPDSGPREPTYRIEDLARLSGATVRTIRAYQDRGLLPRPERRGRANVYAGVHLARLRQIADLLDRGYGLASIKELLDAWDAGRGLGGVLGLVAEVDGPWTDEEAVRVSRAELEQRFGGTPDATAVAEAVELGVLEPVPGDPDSFLVPSPQELAVAVELYASGVPLSAISSHLRELRVQVEHIASRFLEFTTEHVFARYLDGPHRPTDADATEAASLVRRLRPLARQTVDAELARAMRLFANRSLRRHLGAAEPSRPVSSSRSVAVPETTMRAVEALVGTAKAAEFIALAAERELRARALDALMPKGGPPTDLDEQG
- a CDS encoding RNA 2'-phosphotransferase, yielding MDERRTVKVSKYLSKHLRHQPERIGLTLDEAGWVEIDTLIAACAAHGFRFSREELDHVVATNDKRRFAIEGTRIRASQGHSIEVDLGLPPATPPAYLFHGTVARNLDAIRTEGLRPMNRHAVHLSADRETATRVGARRGRPVVLSVDAGAMHKDGQVFRVSENGVWLTEAVPARYLRFPESH
- a CDS encoding LLM class flavin-dependent oxidoreductase, whose protein sequence is MSLRLSTVILPYRRWNEGSREAWQRAEQLGFHTAYTYDHLSWRTFRDGPWFGAVPTLTAAAAVTERMRLGTLVTSPNFRHPVTLAKDLISLDDVSDGRVTLGIGAGGTGFDATALGQEPWTPRERADRFGEFVPLLDRLLTEDSVSYEGDFYSAHEARNIPGCVQRPRLPFAVAATGPRGLKLAARYGQGWVTTGDPRLFENGTSEQSVQAIRGQVERLADACAAIGREAAGIDKILLTGFTPDRSRPLESLGAFVDFAGRHQELGFTDIVIHWPVPDYADFAADEKIFEQIAMEAPTQLR
- a CDS encoding Cof-type HAD-IIB family hydrolase, which gives rise to MRENGPVTSATRQPETPASAVPPRLIATDLDGTLLRDDKSVSPRTVAALAAAEEAGIEVFFVTGRPARWMDVVSDHVHGHGLAICGNGAAVVDLHGGPGAHRFVKVRELARENALDAVRLVREAAPGTVYAIEQTYGFYQEPAYPKLHLEIPDTLAPAEKLLAPDAPGADEPVLKILAFHPELDPDVFLDVARLALGDRANVTRSSPSALLEISGPGVSKASTLALCCAERGIAPEEVVAFGDMPNDVEMLTWAGRSYAMGNAHPDVLAAASGRTVDNNEDGVAVVIERMLAERR
- a CDS encoding M23 family metallopeptidase; the encoded protein is MRSSRRHPLLVPVLLCAIAVLAARPGDDDQPAAGVSAQVARLYEDAALATQQYEAGRQEADAQRARAQQAEDRLDGERRETARLHEDLGRIARAQYRGGGGIPMAARIILADSPEDLMRDQHVFSQADLAVGNAIGRSRRAEVRLAADEAKAASQWRALEKRNAELADLKQGIQRRLDEARGQLQGQADASVAAGTCRGAVRLDQPPNRVTTSWVAPVETVELSAGFGSGGSRWANRHTGQDFAVPVGTPVRAAGAGRVVRVSCGGAFGIQIVIEHPGGYYTQYAHLAAVTVDQGDRVTTGRWIGQSGTTGNSTGPHLHFEVRVTPELGSALDPLPWLAQRGVPLG